A region from the Candidatus Hydrogenedentota bacterium genome encodes:
- a CDS encoding prolyl oligopeptidase family serine peptidase encodes MKTRVYGAVVAFATISVLAFAADAPFPGAKSDWNGYDKYDFECAERPAMVVVPKEAAPGKPWIWRALFWAHEPQVDTALLAKGFHVVYLETSDMYSSPKSMQEWDAFYDFLTKEKGLSKKVALEGLSRAGLICYNWTALHPERVSCIYADAPVCDIRSWPSGKLTSPGNPSAWQDLLKAYGYTEEQAFAQFKNPIDVLDPIAKAKIPVLHVVGDADTDVPVSENTAILEERYKKLGGDIAVIHKPGVAHHPHSLVDPTPIVDFILKHTESFGTK; translated from the coding sequence ATGAAAACTAGAGTGTACGGCGCTGTAGTTGCCTTCGCGACAATATCCGTATTGGCTTTTGCGGCCGACGCGCCGTTTCCGGGCGCGAAGAGCGACTGGAACGGATACGACAAATACGATTTCGAGTGTGCCGAACGTCCTGCCATGGTTGTGGTACCCAAGGAAGCGGCACCAGGAAAGCCGTGGATTTGGCGGGCGCTCTTCTGGGCGCACGAGCCGCAGGTAGACACCGCCCTTCTCGCGAAGGGGTTTCATGTCGTCTATCTCGAAACATCCGACATGTACAGCAGCCCAAAGTCCATGCAGGAATGGGACGCCTTCTACGATTTCCTGACGAAAGAGAAAGGGCTGTCGAAGAAGGTCGCTCTGGAAGGACTGAGCCGCGCCGGACTTATTTGCTACAACTGGACCGCGCTTCATCCCGAGCGAGTCTCGTGCATCTACGCCGATGCTCCGGTGTGCGACATCCGGAGTTGGCCTTCGGGAAAACTCACCAGCCCGGGTAATCCTTCCGCGTGGCAGGATTTGCTAAAGGCCTACGGCTATACCGAGGAACAGGCCTTTGCCCAGTTCAAGAATCCCATTGATGTGCTTGATCCGATTGCTAAGGCGAAGATCCCGGTGTTGCACGTGGTCGGCGATGCCGATACGGACGTTCCCGTTTCGGAGAACACCGCCATCCTGGAAGAACGCTACAAGAAACTAGGCGGCGATATCGCTGTGATTCACAAGCCGGGCGTGGCGCATCATCCCCACAGTCTTGTCGACCCGACGCCGATTGTCGATTTCATACTGAAGCACACTGAGAGCTTTGGAACAAAGTAG